The window ATATTTATAAATTTCTCATTTTCTATTTTAACTTTTAAATTAAAACCTTTTAAATCTATATAATATAGTAATAATGTCACTATACTTATTGCTTCTATTGAATAAAAAATAACATTAATATCAATATTTTTGTGTCCTAATGAAATTGAATATAAGCTGTATACTAATAATGCTATCACATTAACTACAGAAGATATTTTTAATGCATTATTAAATGCAAAGTTCTCTAATTCATCTTTATCCATCAAAGCTAATAGTAAAAATACTGAACTCACAATAGTTGCTAATAGCGAATGTATACCTATCAATTGTTCCCCCATATTAATTATTCCTCCATCTCCTCCAGAATTTCAAAAACTTCATCAACAGTCTTATCAAAATATTTAGATATAGCAAAAGCAAGTTTAAGAGAAGGATTAAAAGTGCCTCTTTCAATCTCTAAAACAGTACCTCTGTTTATCCCTAACTCTATTGCTAAATCCTCTTGAGTCAATTTTTTTTCAGTTCTGAGAACTTTTATTTTTGTATTAAATAATTTTTTACGTTTTGCCATAAAACTCCACCTCTTATGTATAAGATACTATTTTTGTTGTATATAGTCAACATTTTGTCATATATATAAATCATTTTATAGATTAATTTTATTTAAAAACTAAAAAATAGCCAACCCATTTAAGGTTGACTATCTCTTTATACATTCTCTGCTAATTTTTCTTCACACTTAAATACCTTATTAACATAATCACTAGTAGTAGCTGCCATTAATGCTCCATATTCAAGATTAAATTCTATAGTATCTCCTACCTTATAATCTCTATCACTTTCTGTAACATCTACTATCAAGTGATCTGAACTTGCTCCTAATATTTCCTGTTTTGGATCAACCGTACTCATTCCATCTACATTAGTATCCTGCTTTCCTATTCCAACTATTGCTCTTTTTCTAATACCTTTATCTTCATAATGTGGCTTATTTCCAAATGCATCTACTCCAATTTCCCCTATAGGAATAGATGGTTTTTCTTTAAGTTCTACTATTTCACATACTAGCTTAAATGAATCTTGGTAAGCTCCTTTTATATCTTGAGAATAAGCGGTTTCCTTTCCAAGAGCTATAGCTTCTCCAAGTCTTAAATTAGTAACTCTTGAAGGCATTTCACCTTTATCCAATAAATGAAGAGAACTTGAATTTCCTCCAGATATAAAAGATAATTTAATATCAAATTTTTCTTCTATTTTTTGTCCAAGTTCACACAATCTTCCTAAGTTTTCTTTTGAAGGTATTACAGCTCCATAGCAAGTTAAATTCGTTCCAAGACCTACAAACTCTACATTTTTAAGTTCTAAAGTTTTTCCTACAACCTCAAATAATTCATCTTCTTTAAAATAACCTTCTCTTAAATCCCCAAGGTCTACCATCAAAGCTATTTTATGCTTCTTATTTAATTTTGCACAAGTTTCATCTATCTTTTCTATAACTTCAATTTCAGAGTTAAGACTTATGTCAGAATACTTTACTACATCTTCAACTTCTGTAAGCATAGGTATTCTTATGAGTATCTTTTCAAGGTCTATACTACTAAGCTTTTTTAAATTTTTTATTCTGGAATCAGCTATATATTTGACACCACTGTCTTTTAAGTAATCTACAATTTCAGGAAAAGCACAATACACCTTTGTAACTACAGCCGTTTCTATATTGTGTTCCCTACATTTTTTACTAAGCAAATTTGCATTATGTTTTAATTTATCAAGATCTATCTCTATTCTCGGATACAATACCATCCCCCCTATATACCTAAACTCTTTTTCATAAGAAGTAAAGCCGACTTAGGATGTCTCTTTGATAAAACTCCTAAAGAGGCCATAATATAATCATTATCAACAAGTATTTCAGCTTCCTCTAATGGAAACAACTTCGTCTTTGTTGTATTTGATTTTGCTATTGACTCCATTATTTCTATTCTTTGAGGTAATCTAGTCAAAGCGCCTCCAGTACCCACTATATACTTAACTTCTGTTAAGTCCTTTCCTTCAGCTATAGATGTTCTGCCTCCTGCACCATATAAATCTCTAACTATACCCGCATGTCTATCACATGCTCTTAATGTTGCTTCTTGAGCTAATCTTTCAACAAACTTTATTTGCTCTTTAGTTTTTGGGATAGGAACATGATTTTCTATTAAATTCTTAGAATCAAATCCAAGTTCTTTAGATAGTTTATCTTTGCCTATTAAATCGACTATATTTTTCATATTTATATATACTCCAAGATCACCTTCTACAGTTCTTTTTGCTAATGGCTCTGGACTTAAAAGTATTCTACTTATCTTGTCGCTTCCAGCTGTAACTGAGTGTAGATCTGTTGTTGCCCCACCTACATCAAATACTATTAAATCCCCTATTTCTTCATACAATAGTTTCGCACTCTCCATTACAGAACCAGGAGTTGGTATAATAGGTCCATTTACAAGTTCTCTTACATGTTCCATTCCAGGTGCATGTATTATATGATCTTCAAAAGCATCTTGTATTACTTTTCTCGTCGGCTCTACATTCAATAAATCTATCTTAGGATATACATTATCGACTATATATAGTTTGGATTTCATATCTTCAAATATAAGCTTTATCTCTTCTTGATTTTCTACATTACCAGCGTAGATAATAGGTATATTAAGATTCATATCTGCTATAAGTTCTGCATTATAAAGTGCTGTGTCTCTTTCTCCAAAATCTACCCCACCAGCTATTAATATAATATTTGGTCGTGACTCTTTTATTTTTTTCAAATCTGTTCTTCTAAGTCTTCCAGCAGTAACATTATGTACAATAGCTCCTGCTCCAAGTGCTGCTTCCTTTGCAGCCTTTGCAGTCATATCATACACAAGTCCATGAACAGTCATCTTAAGCCCACCTGCTGCACTTGATGTAGCAAGCATCTCTTCATATTCGACCTTATCTTCGCCTAAGCTTTTAGCAAGACTATCTATCGCTCCATTTAATCCAATCCTCACATCTCCTTCAAGAACTGAAGTAGGAGCTTGACCCTGTCCTATGAATTTAGGGTTATCTGTGTTTATATCATTAAATGCATTTACAACAGTAGTAGTACTACCAATTTCAGCTACTAAAACATCTATTTTCAAACTTTTCCCCTCCTTTCATCCAATAAAGTGAAACTTAATTCAGATGGAATTTTTACTCCAGCTGAATTTCTAGTTGAGCTAATCCAGAAGCTGTTAAGTTCTTATCTACACCCTTAAGAGTGTGTAGTCTTAGAACTTTTAGCTTTCGGATAAATCTACATTAAACTATCTTTAGACTATCTTTTAAACTTTCTGGGGTTTTATTATTTTCTCTATTTATTTATAAAAATATCTTTTAAAGTTTTATAAAGATAAATTTTCAATATTTAAAATTAAGCTTATTTAAATGTTAGCGATTGTTTTAAATATTTCTTATAAAACTTGTATTACATCGTTTGAATATCCGTTAAAAAAGTTCGTTGTCTAACCAACGGGAGTTCAGAACTTTTAGGATATTCAATAAGATGTAATACTTAGTTTTATTGAACATATTTAATACATGAGCGTTATTTAAATAAGCTTTATTTCCAACCTAAGTTATATAATATTTCAAAATATTTTAAGCCTCAGCTTCAGCTAATTTTTCTTTTCTTTTATTTACAAAGAATG is drawn from Tepidibacter hydrothermalis and contains these coding sequences:
- a CDS encoding helix-turn-helix transcriptional regulator, with product MAKRKKLFNTKIKVLRTEKKLTQEDLAIELGINRGTVLEIERGTFNPSLKLAFAISKYFDKTVDEVFEILEEMEE
- the orr gene encoding ornithine racemase Orr codes for the protein MYPRIEIDLDKLKHNANLLSKKCREHNIETAVVTKVYCAFPEIVDYLKDSGVKYIADSRIKNLKKLSSIDLEKILIRIPMLTEVEDVVKYSDISLNSEIEVIEKIDETCAKLNKKHKIALMVDLGDLREGYFKEDELFEVVGKTLELKNVEFVGLGTNLTCYGAVIPSKENLGRLCELGQKIEEKFDIKLSFISGGNSSSLHLLDKGEMPSRVTNLRLGEAIALGKETAYSQDIKGAYQDSFKLVCEIVELKEKPSIPIGEIGVDAFGNKPHYEDKGIRKRAIVGIGKQDTNVDGMSTVDPKQEILGASSDHLIVDVTESDRDYKVGDTIEFNLEYGALMAATTSDYVNKVFKCEEKLAENV
- a CDS encoding GlmL-related ornithine degradation protein; translated protein: MKIDVLVAEIGSTTTVVNAFNDINTDNPKFIGQGQAPTSVLEGDVRIGLNGAIDSLAKSLGEDKVEYEEMLATSSAAGGLKMTVHGLVYDMTAKAAKEAALGAGAIVHNVTAGRLRRTDLKKIKESRPNIILIAGGVDFGERDTALYNAELIADMNLNIPIIYAGNVENQEEIKLIFEDMKSKLYIVDNVYPKIDLLNVEPTRKVIQDAFEDHIIHAPGMEHVRELVNGPIIPTPGSVMESAKLLYEEIGDLIVFDVGGATTDLHSVTAGSDKISRILLSPEPLAKRTVEGDLGVYINMKNIVDLIGKDKLSKELGFDSKNLIENHVPIPKTKEQIKFVERLAQEATLRACDRHAGIVRDLYGAGGRTSIAEGKDLTEVKYIVGTGGALTRLPQRIEIMESIAKSNTTKTKLFPLEEAEILVDNDYIMASLGVLSKRHPKSALLLMKKSLGI